The following coding sequences are from one Streptomyces sp. NBC_01294 window:
- a CDS encoding GuaB1 family IMP dehydrogenase-related protein: MRFLNDLKPPYDLTYDDVFMVPSRSAVGSRQGVDLSSPDGTGTTIPLVVANMTAIAGRRMAETVARRGGIVVIPQDIPIEIVTDVISWVKTRHHVLDTPITLAPTQTVADALSLLPKRAHGAGVVVDDEGRPVGVVTEHDLTGVDRFTQLSEVMSKELLLLDADIDPREAFNQLDAGHRKLAPAVDKDGRLVGILTRKGALRATLYTPATDADGKLRIAAAVGINGDFVQKAKQLLDAGVDTLVIDTAHGHQESMINAIKAVRGLDPKVPIVAGNIVAAEGVKDLIDAGADIIKVGVGPGAMCTTRMMTGVGRPQFSAVLECAAEAKKYGKHVWADGGVRHPRDVAMALAAGASNVMIGSWFAGTYESPGDLQQSAEGRLYKESFGMASARAVQNRTSEESAYDRARKGLFEEGISTSRMFLDPARPGVEDLIDSIIAGVRSSCTYAGAGSLAEFEEKAVIGIQSAAGYAEGKPLHASWS; encoded by the coding sequence GTGCGTTTCCTCAATGACCTGAAGCCGCCGTACGACCTGACGTACGACGATGTGTTCATGGTGCCGAGCCGCTCCGCGGTCGGTTCCCGCCAGGGTGTGGACCTGTCCTCGCCCGACGGCACCGGCACCACCATTCCGCTCGTCGTGGCGAACATGACCGCCATCGCGGGCCGCCGGATGGCCGAGACCGTCGCCCGCCGCGGCGGCATCGTCGTCATCCCGCAGGACATCCCGATCGAGATCGTCACCGACGTCATCTCCTGGGTGAAGACCCGCCACCACGTGCTCGACACCCCGATCACGCTGGCGCCCACCCAGACGGTCGCCGACGCCCTCTCCCTGCTGCCCAAGCGCGCCCACGGCGCCGGCGTCGTCGTCGACGACGAGGGCCGCCCGGTCGGCGTCGTCACCGAGCACGACCTGACCGGTGTCGACCGCTTCACCCAGCTCTCCGAGGTCATGTCGAAGGAGCTGCTGCTCCTCGACGCCGACATCGACCCGCGCGAGGCCTTCAACCAGCTCGACGCCGGCCACCGCAAGCTGGCCCCGGCCGTCGACAAGGACGGCAGGCTCGTCGGCATCCTGACCCGCAAGGGCGCCCTGCGCGCGACCCTGTACACCCCGGCGACCGACGCCGACGGCAAGCTGCGCATCGCGGCCGCCGTCGGCATCAACGGCGACTTCGTGCAGAAGGCCAAGCAGCTGCTCGACGCGGGCGTGGACACGCTCGTCATCGACACGGCGCACGGCCACCAGGAGTCGATGATCAACGCGATCAAGGCCGTCCGCGGCCTGGACCCGAAGGTCCCGATCGTCGCCGGCAACATCGTCGCCGCCGAGGGCGTCAAGGACCTCATCGACGCCGGCGCGGACATCATCAAGGTCGGTGTGGGCCCCGGCGCCATGTGCACCACCCGCATGATGACCGGCGTGGGCCGCCCGCAGTTCTCCGCGGTGCTGGAGTGCGCGGCCGAGGCGAAGAAGTACGGCAAGCACGTGTGGGCCGACGGCGGCGTCCGCCACCCGCGCGACGTGGCGATGGCGCTCGCCGCCGGCGCGTCGAACGTGATGATCGGCTCCTGGTTCGCCGGTACGTACGAGTCCCCGGGCGACCTCCAGCAGTCCGCCGAGGGCCGGCTCTACAAGGAGTCCTTCGGCATGGCCTCCGCCCGCGCGGTGCAGAACCGCACGAGCGAGGAGTCGGCGTACGACCGTGCGCGCAAGGGGCTCTTCGAGGAGGGCATCTCCACCTCGCGCATGTTCCTCGACCCGGCCCGCCCGGGCGTCGAGGACCTGATCGACTCGATCATCGCGGGTGTGCGCTCCTCGTGCACGTACGCCGGTGCGGGCTCGCTCGCGGAGTTCGAGGAGAAGGCCGTGATCGGCATCCAGTCGGCGGCCGGCTACGCCGAGGGCAAGCCGCTGCACGCCAGCTGGAGCTAG
- a CDS encoding sensor histidine kinase: MTGVGPAVLAVLAVAGAALMLAAGWAAGRWHARSGERAAGLDLGTPVERATFHTLHTASLAAPPLRAGLTEDAARKAARRLRSLLGTEALCLTDRESVLAWDGPGADHHQRRAMARVAVMLESERSQSVRTECERPDCPLKWAVVAPLTGEDGVLGALVAYGSRESAVLVRAATEVARWVSVQLELSELDRSRTRLMEAEIKALRAQISPHFIFNSLAAIASFVRTDPERARELLLEFADFTRYSFRRHGDFTTLAEELRSVQQYLALAGARFGDRLKVTLQVAPEVLPVALPFLCLQPLVENAVKHGLEDSTEECRITITARDAGAEAVITVEDNGVGMDPALLRRILAGERGGGSSGIGLPNVDERIRQVYGDEYGPVIETGVGAGMKVTIRIPKYRAGVHSSPAGHTPSPP; the protein is encoded by the coding sequence GTGACCGGGGTGGGGCCGGCCGTGCTGGCCGTGCTGGCGGTGGCGGGCGCCGCCCTGATGCTGGCCGCGGGCTGGGCGGCCGGCCGGTGGCACGCCCGGAGCGGGGAACGCGCGGCCGGACTGGACCTCGGGACACCAGTGGAGCGGGCCACCTTCCACACCCTGCACACCGCTTCGCTGGCCGCTCCCCCGCTGCGCGCCGGGCTGACCGAGGACGCCGCCCGCAAGGCCGCCCGGCGGCTGCGGTCGCTGCTGGGCACGGAGGCGCTGTGCCTCACCGACCGGGAGTCGGTGCTGGCCTGGGACGGACCGGGCGCCGACCACCACCAGCGGCGGGCGATGGCCCGGGTGGCCGTGATGCTGGAGTCGGAGCGCAGTCAGAGCGTGCGGACCGAGTGCGAGCGGCCCGACTGCCCGCTGAAGTGGGCGGTGGTGGCCCCGCTCACCGGCGAGGACGGGGTGCTGGGTGCGCTGGTGGCGTACGGGTCGCGGGAGTCGGCGGTGCTGGTGCGCGCGGCGACGGAGGTCGCGCGGTGGGTGTCCGTCCAGCTGGAGCTCTCCGAGCTGGACCGCTCGCGGACCCGGCTGATGGAGGCGGAGATCAAGGCGCTGCGGGCGCAGATCTCCCCGCACTTCATCTTCAACTCCCTGGCCGCGATCGCCTCGTTCGTCCGGACCGATCCGGAGCGGGCCCGGGAACTGCTGCTGGAGTTCGCGGACTTCACCCGGTACTCCTTCCGCCGGCACGGCGATTTCACCACCCTCGCCGAGGAGCTGCGCTCCGTCCAGCAGTATCTGGCGCTGGCCGGGGCCCGGTTCGGCGACCGGCTGAAGGTGACCCTGCAGGTGGCGCCGGAGGTGCTGCCGGTGGCGCTGCCCTTCCTGTGCCTGCAGCCGCTGGTGGAGAACGCCGTCAAGCACGGGCTGGAGGACTCCACCGAGGAGTGCCGGATCACGATCACGGCGCGGGACGCGGGTGCGGAGGCGGTGATCACGGTGGAGGACAACGGGGTGGGGATGGATCCGGCGCTGCTGCGGCGGATCCTGGCCGGGGAGCGTGGGGGCGGCTCGTCGGGGATCGGGCTGCCGAACGTCGACGAGCGGATCCGGCAGGTGTACGGGGACGAGTACGGGCCGGTGATCGAGACGGGCGTCGGGGCGGGCATGAAGGTCACGATCCGCATCCCCAAATACCGCGCGGGCGTCCACAGTTCCCCTGCGGGCCACACCCCTTCCCCGCCCTGA